A region of the Vigna unguiculata cultivar IT97K-499-35 chromosome 9, ASM411807v1, whole genome shotgun sequence genome:
TGTTTATACAATATAATGTTCTATTTTTCGTATTTTGTTTGCAGGTTTAATGTGTAGGatgtattagaaaaaaaaaactatattaaaaaaaattaccactTTCTGCCTTGGTTCATACCCAAACCAAAGCATAAAGGGGGTATTTTGCCTAGGTTGTGGTTAAAACTGATGTCTAATATCATTTcagatttaatatatattttaaaatttttatcatcTTTTTGCGTCGATTATGGATAAAACTAAGGCATAAaactttatgaaaaaaacacaatttaacAACTAACATTAGCGACCAAAAAACATTGGTCGCAAATTGTGACTGAAATAGCAACCGAACAAAAATAGTTGCAGATTAGTGACCGAATTAACGACCAAAGTGTGAAAAAACATTggttgttaatttttgtttaattttaaacgGTATTTTGCCTCAATTTTTCTCACAACTTAAGCAGAATATAGACCTTTCTGCTTCGGTTGAGAATCAAGGCAGAAAGGCTATCCTTGTTTACCTCACTCTAATATGCCTTTGTTGTAAGACCGAAGACAAATAACCAAAATAACCATGACCAAAACCCTTTACTGATCTAGTGTGAATACCTTGTGTTTTCCTCTTTGTTGGGTTGGTAATGttgtatggattttttttttcgtactGAAATGATAAAACCATAAGGACATATGAAAATTGCATCTAGTATTGGTATATGCATGTATTTCCACCATCTGTTTTGTAGGAATCTAGTGACTTTTGCACCTATGATGCATAGATACGATCCATGTATCAGATACGACACGTATTTGATTCatcgatacatttattttaaaaatgatagatagaatatgtgatatatgtatattaaaaacatataaatccTTAAAAGCAAGacaaatatatgatttttattatctaaatccaaattaaaatcttatatattaaacatcgtcaaaataaaaaaattataaattattgtcatcataaaagtactattattttataaattagatatttcgTTGATAAGTATctgtaaaatatctttaaatgtCTTATACAAATATGTACCTAACACGGATACgtgattcaaattaaaatatcgaTGCATAATAGTacgaaaaacaaaacacaaccttgttgtgcaatatTTACCGAAGTGTGAAAAACATCTTAAGGTTTTTGATGATGTAATCTACTTTTTTTGGATTATGGTAGAACTCTGGTTGATTATTTATATGATTCTAACATACAAGAATCTAACCACTAATATAATGGTAAAGAACTACGTACGTATGCATTAATTGTGTTGGGATTTTGTTCTTATAAAGTCGAACCAgtgaatttgttttctttttcttttttgtttttggttcatGGGCTTGGATAACTCAATTACCTTCATTCAATATATTTACTTTCgttgataaaaaacaaaagaaggtCAAATGTGTCGTCAGATGattctaaactttttttttttataaggatGGCGTACAAAATACTTAGaagatgtgtttttttttttcagccgaaaaatacgaaaatacatataataaaagtaccaaaaataccaaatatatatatatatatatatatatatatatatatatatatatatatatatattagagttATAAACAAAATAGCTACTACTAGAAACTtcaaagataaaacaaaataaaagaaggtAAAACAAAATAGCAAGGACAACACAGTCTCATAGTCTAGTCTACAAGCATGGATCTTCACACTATGTTGGCTAAAGACGTAagtctaataaataaatataaactaattattttcaCATACCACTAATCTAATGACTTTATTATAGCCTCAAATCTGGTAGGTCAAATCATGGATGTAGCCAAACAAATCATCTCTAGTTTTAATTATTGAACataatttgacaatttttaGGACATTACTGAACTATTGAACAAACCATCGAgctataatttttctttttaatttaagagaCTATATATATAGAATTATACTTTTTTGACTCAACGAAACATATAAGCACACAAATTAAGAAGATAAAACTCAAATTCATGTTTAATTCCAAGCATCATTGACCACTAAAGGTGATTGGACATGATTCTCGATGCCAATGAAATCATTTTGTTTAGCTTTAACGTTATCACTTCACATTAAATTAGGGGAAAATGAACCATTAGATTAAAGTAACATCTATGGTCAAACATTTTAATGTAAGAGTTTATTCATATACTTGCTTTCTTTTGTAGGGTACTCCTGCACAGTTAGTCcataaaattaatcttttcaaACACACGAATGTATATGCAGCACTATGTTAAAGTGACAACATGCTCTTGGACCAACcgttaatatttattatactattattataacattcgattattataaatgattatGTTCAAATTTAGATAAATTCGGTCTTCATCGTATGACTATATTAATATTCGTAATCATTCGATCTAAAGATCTCATACATAACTgttatgaaatgaaaaattaaaataaataaacttatataagcgacataatatatatatatatatatatatatatgtatatatatatatgtatatatatatatatatatatcaaaaaaatgtaatgatattaggataaaattattataaaaacgTTTTTCAACTTAGAAGTATTTACaaaatgattttaaagattaaattctCTAAATTTTTACGTGTCTGAAATTTGTTGAAATATCGatacattttgatttttaaactttaaaaatgagtaaatattgtctttttaatctaatttcGTTAGATTTTTTTGACATATTTAGTagtctttttaatataattttgttagatttttttacatattcagCATTTTTCAAGCTAGCATTGTAGGGACTAATGAAATTTAAATCAGATTTGAGAAACCAAAATCGTATTTAGACCAATATTTAATGATGTTTATTACCTTGCATGTATGTCCAATTATTGAATGTTATATGATATCCTAATCACATAAGATATCAGATTCCCACATTACAGTGAGATTCATGAGGATGTTGCTTTTGGAAGTGGAGATTAGGGAAATAcgaatttttaattgattgttaTAACGTAAACTACGAGCACGCTTGTGATTGACAAGCACATGTGTCTTTGTCCCTTGTCACTTTCTCTAATGTGCACATGTTATTGCCCCAATGTGTGCTTGTCCCTTTCTAGTTCTTCACTTTGATATGGCGTTGGTGGAGGCTCCTCATGCCTTCTTGTGTATGTATTACTCATGACCCAAGTGAAGAATCCAGACCTTTCAAAATCAAACTTGTCTATGGCATTTCTATTCTTCTTCCCCCACCAAATTCCCCATCCAATAATATCAagcttgagaaaaaaaaatgcattgtTTCACTTCACCACTCTCTTTGTCTGTCtattttgttcttcttctcttccttcTATATATGTTCGCAAAAGCTTGGTGTAAATGTAAACTACTGATATGAGGGTCTACGCAGGGAACGACACGTACTTTTCAACTATCCAATAGGAGAAATCCCAAGTTTTACTCGCAATGACTTAAaacaaggaagaaaaaaaaaatgaagggaATCTGGTGTGTGTAGACATACACAGTGCCCTTTTGTTTTGGCTAGTTTTGATGATGGCCAGATAGTTCAAGAGCATATCAATGATGttgaaattttgtaaagttaTGATTGTCCTTGATTTGATCCAAGGGAAAGAAGAAAAGGGTGGTCATTCATGTATGAGTGTGGGGAATGGTCTTATACCTATTAGAATCTTAGGTAATTAGACAAGAGTTGTTGTCACAGTTGCAAGCAGGGCCACAGCAACCTTCCTTTTAAGTATCAAATCGGACCCACCGCAGATATAAAATTAGCATCTACCCTTTGGTTGGTAACTCTGCTTAAACAGCTTAATCAATTAGTTTGACCAAAAAAGCACTGTCACCACGtctatttatttgatttttgataTGTAGTCAAAAAAGCACTACCCATGTAAAATATGTAGTCAAGGttgtcttttttttcaaaaaagatataagaaaataaaattatatttgtttgttgattTAACAGTAATCGTTTTGAGACAGGTGAGCTATCAATTCTGGAAGACAATTCTAGGGTTGTATGGTTAATGTAAGGACAAGTATTCCCTCCTTTACTTCCCATATTAAGTTTTGTCCGGTTCTCAATCAGAGGGGCACCACAATGCGGTATGGAGACTTTTCTTCACTTATACTTCTAAAAGCAACGGATGATCATTGTGTAAACATACTTCTACCTTTCTCTACCATCATAACCAACTAAGAACCCCACCATTTCCTCTCGGGTGACGTGTTGTGCCTTTATTGGCATAGAGAACAATAATACTTTAGACAAAACTTGGATAAAGTTGTGTACATGCTGGTGATGTTGTTCtcgaataaaaaaataacatgtgtATTATATTCTTTCGTCATCTCATCTTCCTTTCTTGTGTGTTTTTCATGTCAGaggtaaaaatataatacatgtAATTTCAGAATGGATGTTGTAAGTCCCTGTCTTGATACTTTAGGGACCAAGTGTTCCCATGTGCGTGTCTTTGTGTAGTCCTCAGTTGAAATACATGAGCACCAAAAAGTTGGTAAAATAAGGCTGCTCAATACCTCAAGAACCATCATCACCTTTATTTCCATCTTTTGTTCCTAGTGCTTTACCCAAATAAGCCACTCACAATTTTACAcactagggttagggttagtcACCACCACCAGCAACCACTGACTTATAAATAGACCTAGACCTATCTCTGGTGTAATCATCATCCAGCATTTCGATTTGCTTGGGTGAAACCATAAACTGATTGGAACACCCAAAGCAAACGCagacaggaaaaaaaaaaaagtcaaacatAGAGATCTCGAGCTGATTAGGGTTTTTGGGATTGAGCATGAAGAAGAGACAGGTTGTGCTGAAAAGAGATGTGGCCAACACTTCGTCTTCGGTGACCAGAAATGTAAGATATGGAGAGTGCCAGAAGAATCATGCAGCGAATATCGGAGGGTATGCTGTGGATGGTTGCAGAGAGTTCATGGCTAGTACAGGGGATGGAGGTGGTGGCGCTCTTACATGCGCTGCTTGTGGCTGCCACAGGAACTTTCACAGAAGGGAAGTGCAAACTGAGGTAGTATGTGAGTACTCTCCTCCTAATTCTGCTCGCTAAAGCAAGGAACAACATAGAGTGAAGGGTTTGTGTATCAAATTACTTAACTGattgaatttttctttctttctctctttctttctttctttctttccataGTTCTTTCATTGTGTTCTTGTAAGCGTGGATGATTTGATTACCAACAGAGAATTAttcttgtaaaagaaaattataagcTTCAGGGTTTGTGTTTTGGAATGTTATATATCCAAGCTTTCTATATCTTTTTCCCCAACCCACCTCCCATtatttctcttcttcctcttctgtCATTCTTTCCTATACGTTAGATCATGAATCCCACATAATTAACACGAAATGATGAGAGATTACTCAATTGTTCAATCGATGATTTAGGAAATGAGATTTGGAACAAAGATATTGCTTTTACtgatattttacattattaccATAACCCTATGGTTTTTCATATATTCAATATGGGTTTTGGTCTGCAAATTGAATCCTCCCGCTATTGTATTGTTGTCAGTGAGCTGTTCAATTTTGATGAGACAAATACAACCATGCTATTTATTATACAGTCAAACTTGATCAATCTTTTCATACATATAGATTCAGCAGTATAACTTCCAGTGAAGTAGTAAAGTGTTTCTGCATAGTTTAAATAGTAGAAATATGGCTAACTGGTTCACACATTATATATCATTGAAGTACTTGTTTCAATTGTTCAATTACCTAGTACTTGACCAGTTCAATTATCTTTTAAGAATCTTTAATTAATGttctatatattctttttatgcTTCCTTTCCCACTCCCGAGTGCGACAACTAAAAGTTTATTGAGCACTGAGAGACACGGCAAAAGGAGAGAAAAAGTGTTTAGATGACTTCTCAACTCAACTCAACTCAAATCCCCCTGTTTCTTCTTCATCAATAACAGTGCATTTATAAGGCTTATGATCATAGTTTGAGTAAAATTATAGATTCTGGTGAAGTGTGTGTATATTTCTCCCTGTCATGCCTTGAAGGCAAGAAAACAGGTTAGTGTTTAcgtgatgaaaataaattatctttgtGCCAATCATTTAGTGTTTGACATATTATATAATTCCATAAGGCCCACTTGTTTTCAATCATGCTAAGGATATGCCTTGCAaatatttcttttgatatatattggtaaattaattaaagttgaTTAAAGGTGATTAGTGTTGTTGTGGAGGTGATGACCACCTCTCTTTTGGACAGTCAGTGGAATTTCTCACAGACCACAAGGGAATTGTTTCAATAAAggcaaaaacaaataaaataaaataaaaataaaacaatcctAGTAGCTTTAATAGTTGGAAGTGGTGGCAACTGCACTTACTGTATCTTTTGCCTTGTGATATGTATGGGCTCTTCagttctttattattgtttgtgATGAACGAAGAACATGAAGGCATGTTGTCTTTGATATGAGTGTAAATATTAGCTATATCAGTTTTTCCATGGAGTTCTGGAATGGTTATTTTATTGTTCCTAATTATGGCAAGTACTAATATATATGCTATGCACgaaattttattgttatgaaaataaaaaatggaatttGTCAATAATTGGCATAATGAGAATCTAGATTGTCATGTCAATATGAAAACATTCTTAATAtattaccattttttttctttttgacttattgagaaaaaaaaaattatctggACCCTATTAAAAAATGGGAATTATCTCAAAAGGCAAAAGGCATTGATTTGTTGCATCAAGTTTCCAGGTGCGTGCCATTATTATTATA
Encoded here:
- the LOC114162713 gene encoding mini zinc finger protein 3-like, with protein sequence MKKRQVVLKRDVANTSSSVTRNVRYGECQKNHAANIGGYAVDGCREFMASTGDGGGGALTCAACGCHRNFHRREVQTEVVCEYSPPNSAR